One Alicyclobacillus acidoterrestris DNA window includes the following coding sequences:
- a CDS encoding SGNH/GDSL hydrolase family protein, producing the protein MHFLAMGDSITFGEGATRHCLSYPCVLTQMLRHTRGIKSASGLVVAEPGWTSGALNAAAHALGRMAFAKERAIIIWVGGDDLAYAALAAANGSPHPMQVVTSALKRYGYQLRGLVRYIQTSTHTPIYLCTQYNPFPNSPLAVDGIAALNAVTKEVTDSTGCVCVPTASWFAGRQKELIAGYRTGTLRDIERHGVLPIHPNNAGHQVIARGLYGIIAPKFGL; encoded by the coding sequence ATGCACTTCCTGGCAATGGGCGATTCCATCACGTTTGGCGAAGGGGCAACCCGCCATTGCTTGAGCTACCCATGCGTATTAACTCAGATGCTCCGACACACGCGTGGCATCAAGTCGGCTTCGGGCCTCGTCGTGGCAGAGCCTGGCTGGACCAGCGGCGCACTCAACGCCGCCGCACACGCGCTGGGTCGAATGGCGTTTGCGAAAGAGCGCGCAATTATCATCTGGGTCGGCGGCGACGATTTGGCCTATGCTGCACTCGCCGCAGCAAATGGATCCCCGCATCCGATGCAGGTGGTGACATCTGCGTTAAAACGCTACGGCTACCAGTTGAGGGGCCTCGTTCGCTACATCCAAACGTCGACCCACACACCGATTTACTTGTGTACGCAGTACAACCCATTTCCCAACAGCCCACTCGCAGTCGACGGCATCGCAGCGCTCAATGCGGTCACAAAAGAAGTGACCGATAGCACGGGCTGCGTCTGTGTTCCAACCGCCAGTTGGTTTGCTGGTCGACAAAAGGAACTGATTGCCGGATACCGCACTGGCACATTGCGCGATATCGAACGGCACGGTGTACTGCCCATTCACCCAAACAATGCGGGACACCAAGTCATTGCACGCGGGCTCTATGGGATAATTGCACCAAAATTCGGCCTGTAA
- a CDS encoding DedA family protein, with protein MIQHWIHHFGYFGVFLITFIEAIGFPFPAETTLTLSGIEWTEGVFRLVPLWAAGALGNIVGSTVAYSIGRFLGRPIVLYLGKYIGITAARLDKANEQFQRYEYAVLVIAKFIAGIRILVPYLAGINRMRFWIFWPVNTLSAIAWSGAFIIAGHYIGALVSKLWPFLHRYLIPVIIVVCLIVAAIVYLKVRSHRREKAQAQPQEIAKEAGEGALEESSAPSTTVDEADSREDDPSPRP; from the coding sequence TATCACGTTCATCGAAGCAATCGGATTTCCGTTTCCCGCGGAAACTACGCTGACTCTGTCGGGTATTGAGTGGACGGAAGGCGTTTTTCGACTCGTACCGCTATGGGCGGCGGGAGCGCTCGGAAACATCGTGGGCTCCACAGTGGCTTATAGTATTGGCCGCTTTCTCGGACGTCCGATTGTGCTGTACTTGGGTAAGTACATTGGGATTACGGCTGCCCGTCTAGACAAGGCGAATGAACAGTTTCAGCGCTACGAGTACGCGGTGCTCGTCATTGCGAAGTTCATCGCCGGCATTCGCATTTTGGTGCCGTATTTGGCCGGTATCAATCGGATGAGGTTTTGGATTTTCTGGCCAGTGAACACGTTGTCTGCCATTGCTTGGTCGGGGGCCTTCATTATCGCCGGGCATTACATTGGCGCACTGGTCAGCAAGTTGTGGCCATTTTTACACCGCTACTTAATCCCCGTTATCATCGTCGTCTGTCTGATTGTCGCGGCCATCGTCTACTTGAAAGTCCGCAGCCATCGTCGGGAAAAAGCGCAGGCGCAGCCACAGGAGATAGCGAAAGAGGCAGGAGAAGGTGCGCTAGAAGAATCGAGTGCGCCATCGACGACAGTGGACGAGGCAGATTCGCGAGAGGATGACCCGTCGCCCCGGCCGTAG
- a CDS encoding recombinase family protein, whose translation MRLLKAAVYIRVSTGAQATDGHSLDVQLEQCMEQAKRLGIAAEDVEVYREAGASGEDMDRPALTRLLDAAAEGRLSHVIVKHPDRLSRNMADKAIIVRLLKQHQVDIVFVDVPNWDQSDEAHLLFNIISSIAEYELRQIRRRTLSGKLRAAREGQIMPMGIDPYGYRYESGKLVIDEAEAAYVRQIFAWYVDERLSMRQIARRLDECGAPTKTRKALSWSHATVAHILRNEMYVGRYTYNRRRTKKERGAAARGRQRVRRVIGWHPKTDWILYPVPRIVDDATFERARQRRQAAHRQGSSRNTYQHLLQGKLRCRLCHRMWHVAASRNKRDGDLRYYRRPAEKPGEARQCSHRCRAIRAMAIERAVFGELVKRLLASQMWKAVALDDTGLHARRILDDIQLSRTQYEQLVQRLQRLQNLYVTGDLSQVEYERLAEQVRQQQARAAARTAHLQSVLQQTESARQRSIDQVMQMFLTGDERIPFDIRRQMVCSFVDECLIDASGDAVDVVISGPMVQLTLAQPMS comes from the coding sequence GTGCGGTTGCTGAAGGCCGCCGTGTATATCCGGGTGTCGACAGGGGCGCAGGCGACGGATGGCCATAGTCTCGACGTGCAGTTGGAGCAGTGCATGGAACAGGCGAAACGGCTGGGCATTGCAGCGGAGGATGTCGAGGTGTACCGCGAGGCGGGTGCTTCGGGTGAAGATATGGATAGGCCAGCGCTTACACGTCTGCTTGACGCCGCCGCAGAAGGGCGGCTGAGCCACGTCATCGTAAAGCATCCTGACCGTCTGTCGCGCAACATGGCCGACAAAGCTATCATCGTCCGCCTTTTGAAGCAACATCAGGTCGATATTGTGTTTGTCGATGTACCGAACTGGGATCAGTCGGATGAAGCGCATTTGTTATTTAACATCATCAGTAGTATTGCGGAGTACGAGTTGCGGCAAATTCGTCGACGGACGTTGTCGGGTAAGCTTCGGGCGGCTCGTGAGGGGCAAATTATGCCGATGGGGATCGACCCATATGGATATCGTTACGAATCTGGGAAATTGGTCATTGACGAAGCGGAAGCGGCGTATGTCCGGCAAATCTTTGCGTGGTATGTCGATGAACGGCTCAGCATGCGCCAAATCGCCCGGCGATTGGACGAATGCGGCGCACCGACAAAGACGCGTAAGGCGCTGTCGTGGAGTCATGCCACGGTGGCGCACATTTTGCGCAATGAGATGTATGTCGGGCGGTACACATATAATCGACGTCGAACGAAGAAGGAGCGGGGTGCCGCCGCGCGCGGTCGCCAGCGCGTCCGACGCGTGATTGGTTGGCATCCAAAAACCGACTGGATTCTTTACCCAGTGCCGCGTATCGTCGACGATGCGACATTCGAGCGGGCGCGTCAGCGCAGACAGGCGGCGCATCGCCAAGGGTCCAGTCGCAATACGTACCAACATTTGCTTCAGGGGAAGTTGCGGTGTCGTTTATGTCACCGAATGTGGCATGTTGCGGCATCTCGAAACAAGAGGGATGGGGACCTTCGGTACTATCGGCGCCCGGCGGAGAAACCCGGTGAAGCGCGACAGTGTTCGCATCGGTGTCGGGCGATTCGCGCGATGGCGATTGAGCGGGCTGTGTTTGGCGAGTTGGTAAAACGGCTTTTGGCATCACAGATGTGGAAAGCAGTCGCTTTAGACGATACGGGTCTACATGCGCGAAGGATACTGGATGACATACAGTTGTCGCGAACGCAATACGAGCAACTAGTTCAGCGGCTTCAGCGGCTTCAGAATTTGTATGTGACTGGGGACTTGTCGCAAGTTGAATATGAACGCCTCGCCGAGCAAGTGCGGCAACAGCAAGCACGTGCGGCGGCGCGCACAGCGCACTTACAGTCGGTCCTCCAGCAAACGGAATCGGCGCGCCAGCGGTCGATAGATCAGGTGATGCAGATGTTCTTAACGGGGGATGAGCGGATTCCGTTTGACATCCGCCGCCAGATGGTCTGTAGCTTTGTGGACGAATGCCTCATTGACGCCTCTGGCGATGCGGTCGATGTGGTCATTTCTGGCCCAATGGTTCAATTGACACTGGCCCAACCGATGTCGTGA